In Flavobacterium sp. WV_118_3, one DNA window encodes the following:
- a CDS encoding ribonucleoside-diphosphate reductase subunit alpha has product MQDIPQTNTEIATGNNTLPKLWWKNSESEQILNRGYLLKGETVEGAIDRICSAAARRLFRPELKESFQEMIERGWMSISSPVWANMGTERGLPISCFNVHVPDHIEGITHKLGEVIMQTKIGGGTSGYFGELRERGSAVTDNGKSSGSVSFMKLFDTAMDTISQGGVRRGAFAAYLDIDHPDIEEFLKIKNIGNPIQNLFTGVCVPDYWMQEMIDGDTEKRHVWAKVLESRQQKGLPYIFFSDNVNKNKPQVYKDLNMRINASNLCSEIMLPSTKDESFICCLSSMNLELYEEWKDTEAVKLAIFFLDAVLQEFIEKTEGNYYLTAANKFAKRHRALGLGVLGWHSYLQKNMIPFEGMEAKMKTTEIFKHISDKADKATQELARIYGEPELLKGYGRRNTTTLAIAPTTSSSAILGQTSPGIEPFSSNYYKAGLSKGNFMRKNKYLKKLLEEKGLDNEEIWRGIMLNGGSVQHITELTQQEKDVFKTFKEISQLEIIQQAAIRQKFVDQAQSLNLNIPSELPIKEVNSLLIEAWKLGVKTLYYQRSQSVSKEFITNLVSCSSCES; this is encoded by the coding sequence ATGCAAGATATCCCACAAACAAATACCGAGATCGCAACCGGCAACAATACACTACCTAAATTATGGTGGAAAAACTCAGAAAGCGAACAAATCTTAAACCGGGGGTACCTTTTAAAAGGAGAAACTGTAGAAGGTGCTATTGACCGGATTTGTAGCGCTGCGGCGCGTCGTTTGTTCCGCCCGGAACTAAAAGAATCGTTCCAGGAAATGATTGAACGCGGTTGGATGAGTATCAGTTCACCGGTTTGGGCCAATATGGGAACCGAAAGAGGTTTGCCGATCTCCTGTTTTAATGTACACGTTCCCGATCATATCGAAGGAATTACCCATAAATTGGGCGAAGTGATCATGCAAACCAAAATCGGAGGCGGTACTTCGGGTTATTTCGGAGAGTTACGCGAACGCGGCAGTGCCGTAACCGACAATGGAAAAAGTAGCGGTTCTGTTAGTTTTATGAAACTATTCGACACTGCTATGGATACCATTTCTCAGGGCGGTGTTCGCCGAGGTGCTTTTGCTGCTTATCTTGATATTGATCATCCAGATATCGAAGAGTTTTTAAAAATTAAAAATATCGGAAATCCAATTCAAAATCTGTTTACCGGAGTTTGCGTACCGGATTACTGGATGCAGGAAATGATTGACGGTGATACCGAAAAACGCCATGTTTGGGCCAAAGTACTCGAAAGCCGTCAGCAAAAAGGACTTCCGTATATTTTCTTTTCCGATAATGTGAATAAAAATAAACCGCAGGTTTATAAAGATCTCAACATGCGTATCAATGCCAGTAATCTGTGTAGTGAAATCATGTTGCCGTCTACAAAAGATGAATCGTTTATCTGCTGCCTGTCGTCGATGAATCTGGAATTATATGAAGAATGGAAAGATACCGAAGCCGTTAAACTGGCTATTTTTTTCCTGGATGCCGTATTACAGGAGTTTATCGAAAAAACGGAAGGAAATTATTACCTGACCGCTGCGAACAAATTCGCGAAAAGACACCGAGCTTTAGGGCTAGGTGTACTAGGTTGGCATTCGTACCTGCAAAAGAACATGATTCCGTTTGAAGGTATGGAAGCCAAAATGAAAACCACCGAAATTTTCAAACATATCAGTGATAAAGCCGATAAGGCGACTCAGGAATTGGCGCGTATTTACGGTGAACCGGAATTACTAAAAGGATACGGCCGTCGTAATACCACAACGTTGGCTATTGCTCCTACGACGTCTTCTTCGGCCATTTTGGGACAAACCTCTCCTGGAATCGAACCGTTTAGCAGTAACTATTATAAAGCCGGACTTTCTAAAGGGAATTTTATGCGTAAAAATAAATACCTTAAAAAACTATTGGAAGAAAAAGGACTGGATAACGAAGAAATCTGGCGCGGTATTATGCTAAATGGCGGTAGCGTGCAACATATCACGGAATTGACACAACAAGAAAAAGATGTCTTTAAAACGTTTAAAGAAATCAGTCAGTTGGAGATTATCCAACAAGCAGCTATCCGTCAGAAGTTTGTGGATCAGGCGCAAAGTCTAAACCTGAATATTCCATCGGAATTGCCTATCAAAGAGGTCAATAGTCTGCTGATTGAAGCCTGGAAACTGGGAGTTAAAACCTTGTATTACCAACGCAGTCAAAGTGTTTCCAAAGAGTTTATCACCAACCTGGTAAGTTGTAGTAGCTGCGAATCATAA